The genomic DNA gccctgccggcgtcgcggtccctggcaggcctcatccggggccatcttcaggcccccaccggcgcagatcccgacatcgagggctgcttaaaatccagcctataTTGTGAAATGCTTCAGAAAACTAAATGGAAAATCAGTGTCGAATAAATAGTAATGGACAGTTTAACCAAAGGATATCGCAAAATTCTATCTTTCACACTTCCATTTATCCCTTTACAAAAACTGCAGCTAATGTCACAAAGTGACATTCAACTTCAACGGCAGTACAGAAGTAGTAGTAGTGAATCGGTTGCCCATTGCACTTCCcacccaattttcctttccattgaagtcacCAAAGTTGAATTTGAGCCCCATAATCTGAGCGGATATTTCAAGGGTGTACTTCATTGTCTTTTGAATGTGGtgctaaactgaggccctttcTGCCTCTTCCAGTGGTTCAGTTCGAtgcaaaagatcccagggcactatttacaGGAGAACAGGCCAACATTCCGCCCCCAGCAACCACCAAAAATAAAAATGGACGGTTATCTTATTGGCCCATGAGctcaccttgggctggatttaatgggcccgcCCCACcgagatgggctaggaggctggggggggggggacgtAAAATTGCAATGGGGGCTGGGGTGATAGATGGCCCATCACCTTCCCATCACAACATGATTAAGTTTATTAGCCACTTAAtgccctcttcccactgccactggaatTCAGCtagcagcgggggagggggggcctcCTCCGTGGCCCATGGAGGGACCTCCTACTTGCAAACAACCCACTTCCCATaacaccacccccccttcccctccccccccgccccatccacagggcctgctggactggccctggcgaccctgcctcagtaACTTCAAGtccgggtctccagcactgggcttgCTCCGACGCATGGTGCAGTACTCGCCACCTCTtccggtggcgctgccaatactactgagctgccagccctcctgtTGGCTCCGAAAAGCCGTGGCGGGATTCCCTCGGCCTTTTCGGTCCAGTGCCGGGAACTCCGACGGCACGACTAACTTCAGCCCCTTGTGTGCAAATTAGTTACATGTTTGCCTAGATAATGATGACACTTCTGAAGAAATTTATTGATGCAGAACACTGTGGAACATGCTCTATAACTGCCAGTCTTTGTGCTTTAACTTTAGGGGGTATCACTGGTATGCAGTGATCAGAGTATTTCTGCATTTAACGAGAATTTTGTCTTTGTAATAGAGTAAGGTAATTGTGAATTCTAAATGCAACAGGGAATTTCCCAGGGATGTGGAAAATCTAAGAAAGATCATGATATGGACTGTTCTGCGTTCCTTTCCTTTAGGGCATTTCTTGCTGACCTACCTGCTTCTTGATCTCATTACAAGATCAGCTCCTGCTCGTATTATAAACTTATCGTCCTTTGCTCACGTCTTCGGTCGGATCAACTTTAACGATCTGCAGAGTGAGAAGAGTTATGATGGGGGCTTGGCCTACTGCCAAAGTAAACTAGCAAATGTGCTATTCACTCGGGAATTGGCCAAGCGTCTGAAAGGTAAGATGCAAATGTTATCTCCACAATTTGGTTAAAATATTGCATAGAAAGATTATCTGTTCAAAGTCAGTCAATCATAGTTCAAAGGTACAACTAATAAATGTTGTCTTTTTCGGTATCAGTTTAAGATATTATCATATCTTTGATCTGATGCCAGTGAGTAACCGAGGTATCTAGATCAAGGAGGTCCCAATGCACAATCCCTGACTTATGGTCTCACCCTGAGCAGTGGTAGGGAAGTTACAGTTGCTTTCAGGACTCCTGTGTGTGATGGGGGGGGGAAGCAGCCAGAgatccagctcctgatcacagtaCCATGATGCCATTGAGTGGTGTGCTAAGCTCTGATCCATGTGGCCAAAGTTTATTCTATAAAGAATCAGGGATTTGTAAAAAGGCTATTTTAATTGGGGACTTCAGTAAGCTAAATCTAAATTAGAAAGATCCAGCTATTTTGCACTTTGTGATTTGACAGAGACATCTTTCTTCATGTACCAAACCAAAAACATCTACGCTTTCTGTTATAAAGACTACTAAAAGAACTAGAACCAAAGACTGCTGCCTGACATTGAGTACCAAAAACACCATTTTATATATCCCAAAGTTTCAAAGAAACATCCTCAATTCTGAGTGTCACgtgtttgagttcagctcttctggtcTTAATAACCTCATGCAGCCATGTTAATATCCCTGATGACCTCCAGATCAACGAAACAGCAGCATCTATATGTCAGGTTGCTCATTTACTCATTAGCTTCCTAGGTCTTTGTTCACAAATGTTCTCGCACAGGCCAAAATAAGACAGGACTGCTTTATGTCCCCTTCAAAGAGCCTAAGGCCTCAATGGCTTGTTTTCTATCGCTGATAGGGAAGCTTTGTTTGAAAAAGTATTTATGGTTTATTAAGTATCAGCCCTTTTCTTCCTAGCAGTCAGATTACTGACTCCCTTTTCAGAATGCATTTAAGGCTGATCTTAGGGCATTTCTGCTGCAACTTATCATGTCTCACAAATGAAGAAAGACCATTGGACGAGGTTCCAGAGAGCAACCAGAACTATATCCAAGCATGAGTCAGCAATTTCAGGAGAGAATGGATAATGCGTAGCCGGTCAGGCAACATGTTGGAGTGGGGTAGCTTGGCTGATGCTGGAAATTCCCAAACTCCACAAGAATCCTACACTTTTAAGTAAAATTATTGAAAGTGTTcccagtgtaatatatccaaatttgctgatgatacaaaaataggtgggagggcattttgtgatgaggatataaggaatctgcaaatggatatagataggttgagtgagtgggcaaaaacttggcagatggagtttaatgtaggaaagtgtgaggtcgtgcactttggtcagaagaatcaaaaggcagactattatttaaatggagagagactccaaaatagtgcagcacagagggatctgggtgttcttgtgcatgaaacacaaaaagttatcatgcaggtacagcaaataattaaggcggcaaatggaattttggcctttactgttagggggttggagtttaaaaatagggaagtcttgttacaactgtacagggtgttggtgaagccgcacctggagtactgtgtacagttttggtcctcgtatttaagaaaggatatactggcattggaggcagttcaaaagagattcactaggctgattcctgggatgaaggggttgacatcAAGAACGACTgaacaggttaggcttttattcattagagtttagaagggtgatcttattgaaacatacaagattctgaggggacttgatggGGTAGATGTTAAGATGTTTCcaatagtgggggaatctcaaactaggggacatagttacagaataagtggacactcatttaaaacagcaatgtgaaggaatttcttctctgagggtagtgaatgtctggaacctctactccagagagttgtggaggctagaaaaCTGAAAGtgtttaaagaggaagtagatagatttttgaaatatcagggagttgagggctatgaggtctggggcagatcagccatgatcttattggatgacggggcaggcttgaggggctaattgggctactcctgctcctatttcttatgttcttatgattcaGCCGGTTAAGGCAGTGAGTAGCTGAGTTGCATAGAGTAGGAAGGTTCAAAGTTTCATGCACAATGATGGCAAGCCCAGTTTCAAGTGATGGTTCAGCTTTGTTTCTTTTCTTGATAGATACTAAAGTCACCGTGAATTCTGTGCATCCTGGCTGCGTCAAATCAGAACTAACCAGGCACTCCTTCGTCATGTCCTTAGCATGGAAGGTTCTCACTTTCCTCATCAAAACACCAAAACAGGGTGCACAGACTAGTATATACTGTGCTGTAGCTGAAGAATTGCAAGAGATTTCTGGAAAACATTTCAGGTTTGGAACTTATCTTTTTTGAAAATGTATTTAAGAAACCTGGATGAAGGGCAAGACCCCAAGTGCAAAACACCATCAAGGTTGAAAAAAATGATAATGAAACTAAGTATTGGTAGTAATGCCAAGCTTGCACAAATACTGAAGGAGGAAATGGGTTCCAGAGTTTTGGTGTAGGCTTGATTTAACTTTTTGCTTATTAGCTGTAACTATTAAAATTAAATGGGTTATACTTGGAAAAACAAGATCATGCCCTCTCATTCTTTAGATAATGAGTGAGACACACAAGGTGAACCCCATATTCACATTCCCATTTTCAGCATGAGATATGTTTGGTTTTCTCCACAGTGACTGCAGTCCTGCATTTGTGGCTCCCCAAGGTAGAAATGATGAAACAGCCAAGAAGTTATGggatatcagctgcaaacttttgaAAATTCAATGGGATTGAAGTCCTCGAAAGATGAAAATAGAAGGAAACCAAGAACACAAAAGTGGCAGACTGAAGAttgatttctttctttctctcactgCTATGACAGCTGCTATTTAAAATAAATCCAGAATGTGCAACTTTTTGATAATCAAGTTGATGTTTCTGAAGTTGGTCACTGCAGAGATCCAAACAGCAACCTATGTAGCAAGTGTAACTAGCAACAGCCATACAAGTTTTAAATATATTGGCTCTTTAAGGGATACCCAAGGGTTTAGACTAGTTGCCAAACCAGCTTTCAAAATCTCAACAGGTGATAATGCATCATCAAAGCTATTATTGCACTAACTGCTCATACATAGTACTGAAGCATTGCTTCAATGACCAGCATTGTTTTGTGGTTTGGAAACTTAGTTCAGGTTTTTGTATGGTATATGAGGAGTAAACATTGTACCAAAATGTTAAAGTAAGGAAATAAAAAAAGTTgtccaaaaacaaaatactgcggatgacaGAAATCTGAAAGTTCTTGAAGATATTGCCGCCTTTCCAAGAgccggggaattatccccagtatcctggcgaacatttatccctcaatcaacatcacaaaaacagattatctggtcactatcacattgctgtttgtgggggcttactttgtccagactggccaagagagtgtgggaaaatggcgcactgacacggaacacaaaagtccgagtgtatcaggcctgtgtcctcagtaccttgctctacggcagcgaggcctggacaacgtatgccagccaagagcgacgtctcaattcattccatcttcgctgccttcggagaatacttggcatcaggtggcaggactatatctccaacacagaagtccttgaagcggccaacacccccagcttatacacactactgagtcagcggcgcttgagatggcttggccatgtgagccgcatggaagatggcaggatccccaaagacacattgtacagcgagctcgccactggtatcagacccaccggccgtccatgtctccgttataaagacgtctgcaaacgcgacatgaaatcgtgtgacattgatcacaagtcgtgggagtcagttgccagcattcgccagagctggcgggcagccataaagacggctaaattgtggcgagtcgaagagacttagtagttggcaggaaaaaagagaggcgcaaggggagagccaactgtgcaacagccccaacaaacaaatttctctgcagcacctgtggaagagcctgtcactccagaattggcctttatagccactccaggcgctgcttcacaaaccactgaccacctccaggcgcgtatccattgtctctcgagataaggaggcccaaaagaactgtgcacaaattagctgctgcatttcctacaacagtgatgacacttcagaaGTCTTCAGTGGCTGtacgtgctttgggatgtccagtgtcatgcaaggtgctatttaaatgcaagtctttctttttaaaacctgtctctttcacaggtttttggtcatctgtcctaatatgtcatgtggctcggtgtcaaattttgctttaaaatgctcctatgaagtgccttggaatgtttataAATACAACTTGTTGATGATTGTGGTGAAGCACTTCTGTACAATGCACTGCTTTGCAAGACCATCAGCCTATATATTTTCGTAGGCTAAAGATGCAAATCTAAGTACAGCACAATAAATATATAAATCTGAATCAGTACATTTCACATATAAACAAGCTATATATTTTGACAATTATGCATTTATATCAGTCATAAAAATTGTGATTTGAAATTCCAAAAATAGTCACTGATGCATAAAGTTATaattttaatagacaaagtttactAGTTTAGCAAAAACTGATTAAATGTACAAGCTCTGTGCTGTTTTAGCTCCAGATTCGAAACATTTACAATAACTATTAAAGGATTATCTGGAGCTTCTCTTAAAATGAAAAGACCAGTTTACATTAGTTCAGTTTCATAATGGTTAGAGAAACAATTCCAACTTATTTGGTATTTAATGTTATTCCCACAGTAAAGCTGAGTTGAGTTGCTATACAGTTTAAAGTGCTTTTTATAGTGCAATTTTGCAACCATAGAAGCTAATACCTTACAGTAAAACAGAGCATTATTCAAATGTTGCATAATATTAAACAAATCAACGATAAACTTCTTTGCGTAGTCTTTCAGACGTGGAGCTCTCACAATACAATCATTGTTCATCACTAAGTCTGCAATGCCCCGTACTCAACATAATGTATGCCAAATAAAATCTGCCCAACTTCTGAAACATTCATCTACCTTTTAAATAGCATATCAGCTACAACTTTAATGTAGAAGTCAGTTAATTTGAAATAATTTGATCTTCCAGCAATTATGATGGTCCTAATACCTTTTATTTTACCATAGAGATGAGAGAAAATTATAGTCTGTTGTCCAGATTTTAATACTAGACTCCTGTATGAAGAAGGAAATAGACAATTTCAATTACAGCAATGTCCAAAACCCCACTCCCTACATAGCCCAATTGAACCTCTACCTTCTAATTACACACTTGCTAACTTTGGCACACTAAAACAAAACTCATGAGCATTTTTGCTGCTAGGAACCTTCAACATTTTAATTCTTAAAAGGATTAAACAGAGAGGGACTAATTTTCTCCAGGGAAGGAAGTGTCAGCAGTGAAGTCAGTGTCGCACGATACCTCTTGCTGAAGGAGAGGGGAGGCAGGTAAGAAATGAGAAAAATACATTTTAGCATAAGTTGCTCAGTAATAAAATCTCGAAATGTAATTTTTCACATTTTGCTTTCTGCTGATTATTTCTAAACAAACATCTGAGACAGAGAGCTAGATATCCTTCAAATACTAAGGCTCCTGGGCAGTAAAAGCTGAGCCCCTGCACAGACCAGGTAGCATTGTCTTCACTTTTATACTTTCATCAGTTAATGCAATAAAAAGTGAAGTACTGAAACCTGATGGTCATACCTGTTAATTTAACTATTACAATTTAACAGACTATTTCTTGCATATAAATCATATAACCTTGCAAGAAATAGCAAAATAGAATATACCAGATCAATCCAACTCAATTCCAATGTATGCTCAATGTCAGACCTAGCCAAAATCTCAAGAGGACTAATAGCGAGAGAATTAATTAGTTTCCAAAGAAGTTGCATGAATAAAGGTTGATGAAGCTTACGAGTGGCATCTACTGTGTccaatttcacacacacacaggcttacTGGCTACCCAGGTAATCAGAAATCTTTAACCATATGCATTTAATCTAATTTATTTTTAAGTTTAAAACATGCTGCATTTGTTGGGGGTTTCTTATTCCATGCAATTTACTCAATTTTTTTTGTAATTACAAGTTTGTTGTAAAATTCTGCTTATTGTGACAGGCACACATTTCCCGATGAAGATTTGGTAGAATACAAGGACTCCATTGAATAAAGAACCTCACTACAGAGAAATTTGGGAGAAGTGTGCAGTATTatgcattttttttttcaaaagaatgGTGTTAAAGCAATTTAGCACATCTGCAAGAGTTATAACTTCATTATGCCACTTATTTCCAGCCCTAGATAAGCAGAATGAGATTTCTGTTTAGGCCTGAAAACAATGTTTTCGATATTTATTGATTGCAGCCTTGTCCTACTCTAAATACAGTAAACCTAGTTTTTTCCAGACTTTCAATATTACAATATATGATCATATTTACAGTCCTGTATCATTATCGCATTTGTGAATTGTAATATTTACAAAAATATCATACATTGTACTACAGAGGATCCACAATTAATGAACGCTAATACACGAGAAACTGCATGATGCAACATTCTCATCAGTCATGTCACCAATATAAGTTTCTTACAGAACAACTTTTACAGACTGAAATAATAACACAAAATGCTGGATATTCTCAGCAGGTCACGCGGCATCtgcggagatagaaacagagttaatgtttcaggtcgatgacctttcaccagaactgggtaaacttcccagttctgatgaaaagtcatcaatgTGACATGTTAACACGctttcttgccacagatgctgactgacctgctgagtatttccaggattttgattttatttcagatttccagcatccacagtattttacttttgcgtTACAAGACTGATATGATGCTCATTACACTGATGACTCTGAATAAAGTTCTCAGAATTTAAAACTTCCAAATATAAAAATCTCAATTGTATACATTATAAAAATAAGGCGTCTCTATGAAAGTGCAAGAAAATATTACATTGGGAAAGGAAAAGAAGGTCCCTGTATTACATGGTCATTGCATCAATACAGATGATCAGTTTTCGGTTCTGAATTGCTTTCAGACTGACTACATAAAGTACGTCCTTTATTATTTCTATAGAGGCATTCTATTAAATTCAAGTTGACTGCAACATTTTTATGCTGCATTATTTGTCCAAAGAGACAACTATCATTTTTAAATGTATTCAATCAGTCCTCAGTCAGAAAACCAAAAGACATTACGATATTCAGAGTTTAGCATGACTGCTGTTAAAACACTTAGCATGAGAATTTGAAGATGCACCTTTCTAAAATGTTGCCACTGACATGTAAGTC from Heterodontus francisci isolate sHetFra1 chromosome 9, sHetFra1.hap1, whole genome shotgun sequence includes the following:
- the rdh12 gene encoding retinol dehydrogenase 12 isoform X1, translated to MSMLVITIGVCAIAAILFTAFAPYIRRCAGGGVCTSNARLDGKTVLITGANTGIGKETARELAQRGARVIIACRDLTKAEAAAHEIREDTGNEQVIVRELDLANNRSIYQFAESVIKEEKLINILINNAGVMMCPFMKTGDGFEMHFAVNHLGHFLLTYLLLDLITRSAPARIINLSSFAHVFGRINFNDLQSEKSYDGGLAYCQSKLANVLFTRELAKRLKDTKVTVNSVHPGCVKSELTRHSFVMSLAWKVLTFLIKTPKQGAQTSIYCAVAEELQEISGKHFSDCSPAFVAPQGRNDETAKKLWDISCKLLKIQWD